The sequence below is a genomic window from Brachybacterium kimchii.
CTCGCCCCGGTCTTCATGCTCATCCTCGGCCTCCTCGTCGTTGGCGCCGGCATCGCACAGGGCCAGCAGAGCGTCACCACAGCAGCTAACTCCTCAGCGCGCGCCGCCTCCCTGGCCGTCAACCAACAGGACGCGACCGGCCGCGTGCAGGAGGCATTCACCCGTGAGCTCAGCCAGCAGGGGAAGACATGCACGAGCGTCTCAGTGCACGTGGACGCAAGTGCCTTCACCAGCACCCCGGGCGAGGTCAGCACTGTTCACAGCACCATTCAGTGCACCATCACGTATGGCCAGCTGATATCCGTCCCGGGCCTCGCGGGCACCAAGACAATCACCGTGGAGACCGCTAGCCCCCTGGACAGCTACCGGGAGCGGTCATGACTCAGCTCCGATCCCGTCTCGAGCGAGGAGAGGTCGCCGAGCTGTTCGTCGTGGCCGTCCTCTCTCTGATGCTCGTGGTCGGTCTCGTCGTCGACGGAGGGGCCAAGGCGACCGCAATCAGCGAGGCCTCCTCCCTCGCGCAACAGGCTGCTCGCGCCGGTTCTCAGCGCCTTGATTCCCTCCCGGCCGACGGCGCATCGGCTTCTCTTGACGCCAGCACCGCCGCCGCGG
It includes:
- a CDS encoding TadE/TadG family type IV pilus assembly protein, which codes for MTRRDLERGAASTEVVILAPVFMLILGLLVVGAGIAQGQQSVTTAANSSARAASLAVNQQDATGRVQEAFTRELSQQGKTCTSVSVHVDASAFTSTPGEVSTVHSTIQCTITYGQLISVPGLAGTKTITVETASPLDSYRERS